The following are encoded together in the Microterricola viridarii genome:
- a CDS encoding exonuclease domain-containing protein, protein MASAGFAVIDFETTGFSPAKHDRVVEVAVVHVNELGRVTGQWETLVNPKRDIGAQHIHGIRARDVLNAPSFDDIAGHLVELLDGRVVVAHNASFDSRFLVHELARSGYEIGPQLHTLCTMQLAAELIPGAGRSLADCCAAFDIDLDDAHRASADALATARLLGEYIGATDADDFWFRQIDAALADPWPPRALARHRDEVWRPRGFASAPEPTSFLERIAIKLPELAGPAEHQEYLALLDRCLIDRLLSAHESDALVRTADELSISRETCARLHHEYFDALTRIAWADGVLTTDEIADLAAVAKLLSIEGAYLTAAFQQPAALVETGNDARIAIVPGAFQLSHGDHVVLTGEMSRPRDDWHRDLTARGFVPKPAITKKVALVVAADPDSLSGKARKAREYGIPIVGESTLATLLGQ, encoded by the coding sequence ATGGCCAGCGCAGGCTTCGCAGTGATCGACTTCGAGACAACCGGGTTCAGCCCCGCCAAACATGACCGTGTCGTCGAGGTCGCCGTCGTGCACGTCAACGAGCTCGGCCGAGTTACCGGGCAATGGGAGACGCTGGTCAATCCCAAACGCGACATCGGCGCGCAGCACATCCACGGCATCCGTGCCCGTGACGTGCTCAACGCGCCGAGTTTCGACGACATCGCCGGCCACCTCGTCGAACTGCTCGACGGCCGCGTCGTCGTCGCCCATAACGCCAGCTTCGACTCGCGCTTCCTTGTGCACGAGCTTGCCCGATCAGGCTACGAGATTGGCCCCCAGCTGCACACGCTGTGCACGATGCAGCTGGCCGCCGAGCTCATCCCCGGCGCAGGCAGATCCCTTGCGGACTGCTGCGCCGCCTTCGATATCGATCTCGATGATGCACACCGGGCCAGTGCCGACGCTTTGGCCACCGCGCGGCTGTTGGGGGAGTACATCGGGGCGACGGATGCCGACGACTTTTGGTTCCGACAGATCGATGCCGCCCTCGCTGATCCGTGGCCACCGCGTGCGCTCGCGCGCCACCGAGACGAGGTGTGGCGGCCGCGCGGCTTCGCCAGCGCCCCCGAGCCCACCTCATTTCTGGAACGCATTGCGATCAAGCTGCCCGAACTCGCCGGGCCGGCTGAGCACCAGGAGTATCTCGCTCTCCTCGACCGCTGCCTCATTGACCGGCTCCTGTCGGCACACGAATCTGATGCGCTCGTCCGCACAGCCGACGAATTGAGCATCAGCAGGGAAACCTGTGCGCGTCTCCACCATGAGTACTTCGATGCGCTCACTCGCATCGCCTGGGCCGACGGCGTGCTCACCACCGACGAGATCGCCGACCTCGCGGCAGTTGCGAAACTCCTGTCGATCGAAGGCGCATATCTGACGGCTGCGTTCCAGCAGCCTGCGGCGCTTGTTGAGACTGGGAACGACGCGCGTATCGCGATCGTGCCTGGCGCCTTCCAGCTCTCGCACGGCGACCACGTCGTGCTCACCGGCGAGATGAGTCGCCCGCGAGACGACTGGCACCGGGATCTCACTGCGCGCGGCTTCGTTCCCAAGCCGGCCATCACCAAGAAGGTCGCCCTCGTTGTTGCCGCCGACCCCGACTCGCTGTCCGGAAAGGCGCGCAAGGCGCGAGAGTATGGCATCCCCATCGTTGGGGAAAGCACGCTCGCGACCTTGCTCGGCCAGTAG